A stretch of Dehalococcoidia bacterium DNA encodes these proteins:
- a CDS encoding DUF5679 domain-containing protein, with the protein MQAYCMKCRKKVDVKDPKSITMKNGRPATQGVCPKCGTKVFRIGKS; encoded by the coding sequence ATGCAGGCCTATTGTATGAAATGTAGGAAAAAGGTGGATGTCAAGGACCCAAAGTCGATCACAATGAAGAATGGCCGCCCGGCCACTCAGGGTGTGTGCCCGAAATGTGGCACCAAAGTATTTAGAATAGGGAAGAGTTAA
- a CDS encoding lipocalin-like domain-containing protein has product MARNPFSGTWRLLSYEVRSTAGETRYPWGQNPVGFLMYSDNGYVSVAMMSANRPRFGAKDIKKGTTEEKVAAVDTYISYCGRYEVQKDTVTHHVEVCLFPDWVGNDQIRTYEFDGDRLLLSTEPIIAGEKQWTGHLLWERV; this is encoded by the coding sequence ATGGCACGTAATCCTTTTAGCGGCACCTGGAGACTGCTATCGTATGAAGTCAGGAGTACGGCTGGGGAGACTAGATACCCCTGGGGCCAGAACCCTGTGGGGTTCCTGATGTATAGTGATAATGGATATGTATCCGTGGCTATGATGAGTGCCAACCGTCCCAGGTTCGGAGCTAAAGACATCAAGAAAGGAACTACCGAGGAGAAGGTAGCGGCTGTTGATACCTATATATCCTATTGCGGCAGGTATGAAGTTCAAAAAGATACGGTTACCCATCATGTTGAGGTCTGCCTCTTTCCCGACTGGGTTGGTAATGATCAGATACGCACCTATGAATTCGATGGTGACAGGCTCTTATTAAGTACAGAGCCGATTATAGCGGGCGAGAAGCAATGGACCGGCCACCTATTATGGGAACGGGTCTGA
- a CDS encoding universal stress protein — protein MYEKILVSLDGSELAEIALPYAEELAGALDSEITLIHVSESAEDKYVHMNELYVEKIVEATRKGTERYRGKPAKVGAVHLVGHIAEQIVDYADREKIGLIVMATHGRSGIRRWFLGNVAAKVVRATERPVVLIRAKDARPKVRRKRLLNKALVTLDGSKESEAVIPYISELASKLKAEVVLFKVVAPTYLVYSIPGEAVQKPYSLEKMEKIVAKSKGYLDTVGAELRDKGINTISEVGVGVPAEEIIRIADEIQADVVAMSTHGHSGISRWAFGSTADKVLHAGNTPVLLVRASSATTR, from the coding sequence GTGTATGAAAAAATACTCGTTTCCCTGGACGGATCGGAGTTGGCTGAGATTGCTCTACCCTATGCTGAGGAGCTGGCAGGAGCTCTGGATTCCGAGATCACCCTGATACACGTTTCTGAGTCAGCCGAGGACAAGTATGTACACATGAACGAGTTGTACGTGGAGAAAATAGTTGAGGCAACAAGGAAAGGTACCGAAAGGTATCGCGGGAAACCGGCCAAGGTGGGCGCAGTCCATCTGGTTGGACACATTGCTGAGCAGATTGTGGACTATGCGGACAGGGAGAAGATTGGCCTGATCGTGATGGCTACTCACGGCCGATCTGGTATTAGGCGCTGGTTTTTGGGAAACGTAGCCGCTAAGGTGGTGAGGGCTACGGAGCGGCCGGTAGTGCTCATCAGGGCTAAGGACGCCCGTCCCAAAGTACGTCGGAAGCGCTTGCTGAACAAGGCGCTCGTTACCCTGGATGGCTCAAAGGAAAGCGAAGCGGTAATTCCCTATATCAGTGAGCTTGCCTCCAAGCTCAAAGCGGAAGTCGTCCTCTTTAAGGTAGTGGCGCCGACCTACTTGGTTTACAGCATCCCAGGAGAGGCTGTCCAAAAGCCCTACAGCCTGGAGAAGATGGAGAAGATAGTAGCGAAGTCCAAAGGTTACCTAGATACGGTGGGTGCTGAACTTAGGGACAAAGGAATCAACACCATATCCGAGGTTGGAGTTGGGGTCCCAGCGGAAGAAATTATCAGGATCGCCGACGAAATACAAGCCGATGTGGTGGCCATGTCTACACATGGGCATTCCGGTATAAGTCGTTGGGCATTCGGGAGTACAGCAGATAAAGTCCTACATGCAGGGAACACTCCGGTTTTATTGGTGAGGGCATCAAGCGCGACTACGAGGTAG
- a CDS encoding nitroreductase family protein — protein MEIPFSKWHAAIPYRRSRREFDSTKLDSSLLDHLQAFCGEFRPFPQARAELVTQSPDEIFKGVIGHYGKIKGAPALIAFIGNMDDPYIQEKVGYLGEGIILEATAMDLATCWVGGFFRPKVAASIIGTGENERVLAVTPIGYAIKDFSLEERIMTGFGRSHRRKPLAELVTGLEQAEWPHWMKSALEAATLAPSAINRQPWLFYVEPNSITVSVYRSKYRSKLEYGISKRLDCGIAMLHIEVAALDCGVQGRWEFLEAPKVARFTI, from the coding sequence ATGGAGATCCCATTTTCCAAATGGCATGCCGCGATTCCCTACAGGAGGTCTCGGCGCGAGTTTGACTCTACCAAGCTAGACTCCAGTCTATTGGACCATTTACAAGCATTTTGCGGAGAATTCAGACCCTTTCCGCAAGCTCGTGCCGAGCTGGTAACACAATCACCCGATGAAATTTTTAAGGGTGTTATTGGCCATTACGGTAAGATAAAAGGCGCTCCTGCCCTTATCGCTTTTATTGGTAATATGGATGATCCTTACATTCAAGAAAAGGTTGGCTATCTGGGAGAAGGCATCATCCTGGAGGCAACAGCTATGGACCTGGCCACTTGCTGGGTGGGCGGGTTCTTCCGCCCCAAAGTTGCGGCATCCATCATTGGCACTGGTGAAAACGAAAGAGTTTTAGCGGTAACCCCCATTGGTTACGCCATCAAAGACTTCTCACTGGAAGAAAGAATAATGACGGGCTTTGGTCGAAGCCACAGGCGGAAGCCTTTAGCGGAACTGGTAACTGGACTAGAGCAGGCGGAGTGGCCTCACTGGATGAAATCAGCTCTTGAAGCAGCTACGCTCGCCCCTTCCGCTATCAACAGACAGCCCTGGCTCTTCTATGTAGAACCAAACAGTATAACCGTTTCCGTTTATCGCTCAAAGTATCGCTCAAAGCTCGAATACGGAATATCCAAGCGTCTGGACTGCGGAATCGCTATGTTGCACATTGAGGTCGCCGCACTGGACTGCGGCGTGCAGGGCAGGTGGGAATTTCTGGAAGCTCCGAAGGTGGCCAGGTTCACAATTTGA
- a CDS encoding 2Fe-2S iron-sulfur cluster-binding protein translates to MKTKPINLTIDGNRVQAKPGDKVLFAALDAGIYIPNLCAIRGVRPHTGCRLCFVEIDGKPKPVTACTEEVTEGMAVRTDTDHVRRLQRTALELLLASHPIICKSCPANGNCELQKIASFLRIKLKQKRFRTKHRDLPVDDSHPDITLDPNLCILCGKCVWACNEERKIGALNYAFRGDRTIISPFGGDRLVDTRCDGCGLCAEVCPVGAISKNVIRST, encoded by the coding sequence ATGAAAACAAAACCGATAAACCTGACGATCGACGGCAATAGGGTACAGGCAAAACCAGGCGATAAAGTCCTCTTCGCCGCCCTGGATGCTGGTATATATATCCCCAACCTGTGCGCCATTCGCGGTGTCAGGCCTCATACCGGCTGCCGCCTTTGCTTCGTCGAGATCGATGGAAAGCCCAAGCCGGTCACCGCCTGTACCGAGGAGGTTACCGAGGGCATGGCGGTTCGAACCGATACGGATCATGTCCGCAGGCTACAGCGCACCGCACTGGAGCTGCTCCTCGCCTCCCACCCCATTATATGCAAGTCCTGCCCGGCAAATGGTAATTGCGAACTACAGAAGATCGCCTCCTTTCTTCGTATCAAGCTTAAGCAAAAGCGCTTCCGCACCAAACACCGTGACCTGCCGGTGGATGATAGCCACCCCGATATCACCCTCGACCCCAACCTGTGTATCCTCTGCGGTAAGTGCGTCTGGGCCTGTAATGAGGAGAGGAAAATCGGTGCGCTAAACTATGCCTTCCGCGGCGACCGCACTATCATAAGCCCCTTCGGCGGCGATAGACTGGTAGATACCAGGTGCGACGGCTGTGGGCTATGCGCCGAGGTCTGTCCGGTGGGCGCTATTTCGAAAAATGTGATAAGATCCACATGA
- a CDS encoding NADH-quinone oxidoreductase subunit NuoF yields MVKKSTIKSTGESFEHIRKRALAEWDALLNSPKPRISIGTATCGRAAGALETLETLKAELAERNIDAILTEVGCMGHCYAEPLVIITKPGFPPICYGYVTPGVASRLISDYIIGDDPCYEFTLGALEENELIPTIFDQPRFQYEKHILLSRCGHIDPEDINQYIAYGGYAAMNKALQMKPKDIISELKRSGLRGRGGAGFPTADKWQICLDAPGTTSYVICNADEGDPGAFMDRAILESDPHSIIEGMLIAGYTIGSEKGYIYVRIEYPLAVARVESALVHARENGLLSDNIMGSGFGFEIELMRGSGAFVCGEETALIASLEGKRGWPQHRPPFPATEGLWGQPTIINNVKTLASVPPIIDRGAEWFAKIGTETSKGTAVFALAGKVLNTGLVEVPMGTTLRQLVFDVGGGIPKGRKFKAVQIGGPSGGCLPESLLDLPIDYDSLTEAGAMMGSGGMVILDEDNCMVDTARYFLDFTRHESCGKCTFCRLGTAQMLDILEDITSGSGKAGDIALLEELAADIKEGALCGLGKTAPNPILTTLRYFHKEYESHIKERYCPALVCPELTAFYILPEKCERSCDACVGSCPVEAIFSGKRGIKVIDQEECVKCGSCVDACPPQYNAVIRISPLSELPPSEPRPTDENKTDKPDDRRQ; encoded by the coding sequence ATGGTAAAAAAGAGCACGATTAAATCCACAGGCGAGAGCTTCGAACACATCAGAAAAAGGGCCCTCGCCGAGTGGGACGCCCTTTTAAACAGTCCCAAGCCACGTATCAGCATCGGTACCGCGACCTGCGGTCGGGCTGCCGGTGCTCTTGAGACGCTGGAGACCCTTAAGGCGGAACTGGCGGAGAGAAACATCGATGCCATACTCACCGAGGTGGGGTGTATGGGACACTGCTATGCCGAACCCCTGGTGATCATCACCAAGCCGGGCTTTCCCCCCATCTGCTACGGATATGTGACGCCCGGAGTCGCCTCGCGGCTCATCTCGGATTATATTATTGGCGATGACCCGTGCTACGAGTTCACCCTCGGTGCCCTCGAGGAGAACGAGCTCATCCCCACCATCTTCGACCAGCCCAGGTTTCAGTATGAAAAGCACATACTGCTAAGCCGCTGCGGCCACATCGACCCCGAAGATATCAACCAGTACATCGCGTACGGCGGCTACGCCGCCATGAATAAGGCTCTCCAGATGAAACCGAAAGACATCATCTCGGAGCTAAAACGCTCCGGGCTCAGGGGGCGAGGCGGAGCCGGCTTTCCCACCGCAGATAAGTGGCAGATATGTCTCGATGCCCCGGGCACCACCAGTTATGTTATCTGTAACGCCGATGAGGGTGACCCCGGCGCCTTTATGGACCGTGCCATCCTGGAGAGCGACCCGCATTCCATAATTGAGGGTATGCTCATCGCCGGATACACCATCGGCTCTGAAAAGGGCTATATATACGTTCGTATCGAGTATCCGCTGGCGGTGGCGCGTGTCGAGAGCGCCCTAGTTCATGCCAGGGAGAATGGTCTCCTCAGCGATAATATCATGGGCAGCGGTTTTGGCTTCGAGATCGAACTGATGCGAGGCTCAGGGGCCTTCGTCTGCGGCGAGGAAACAGCGCTCATCGCCTCGCTGGAAGGCAAGCGGGGCTGGCCGCAGCACCGACCCCCCTTCCCCGCCACCGAAGGCCTGTGGGGTCAGCCGACAATTATAAACAATGTCAAGACCCTGGCGAGCGTGCCCCCCATCATCGATCGCGGTGCTGAGTGGTTTGCAAAAATAGGTACCGAGACCTCAAAGGGAACGGCTGTCTTCGCCCTGGCGGGCAAGGTGTTAAACACCGGCCTGGTGGAGGTTCCGATGGGCACGACGCTGCGCCAGCTTGTCTTCGATGTTGGTGGCGGTATACCCAAGGGACGCAAATTCAAGGCGGTTCAGATCGGCGGGCCGTCGGGCGGCTGCCTCCCCGAGAGCCTCTTGGACCTGCCCATCGACTACGACTCGCTCACTGAGGCAGGAGCCATGATGGGATCCGGCGGGATGGTTATCCTCGACGAAGATAACTGTATGGTCGACACCGCGCGCTACTTCCTCGATTTCACCCGACACGAATCATGCGGTAAGTGCACATTCTGCCGCCTCGGTACGGCGCAGATGCTGGATATACTGGAGGATATAACAAGTGGTAGTGGCAAGGCCGGTGATATCGCGCTCCTTGAGGAGCTAGCGGCTGATATCAAAGAGGGAGCGCTCTGCGGCCTGGGGAAGACAGCCCCAAACCCCATACTGACCACACTGCGATACTTTCATAAGGAGTATGAGTCTCACATAAAGGAACGGTATTGTCCAGCTCTGGTTTGTCCGGAGCTTACCGCCTTTTACATCCTCCCTGAGAAATGCGAGCGCTCCTGCGATGCCTGCGTCGGCAGCTGTCCAGTGGAGGCTATTTTCAGCGGCAAACGGGGGATCAAGGTCATTGACCAGGAAGAGTGCGTCAAGTGTGGTAGCTGCGTTGATGCCTGTCCGCCACAGTACAACGCCGTTATCAGGATATCGCCGCTGAGCGAGCTACCACCTTCGGAGCCGAGACCAACCGATGAAAACAAAACCGATAAACCTGACGATCGACGGCAATAG
- a CDS encoding NAD(P)H-dependent oxidoreductase subunit E, producing MTEEEIIRQTGEVLASRSRERGKLIPILQDIQAKFGYLPREAMLEAASFLDAPDSEVYSVATFYNQFRFVPPGKHQIKVCLGTACQIKGGKIILDSWQRELDIEEGETTPDREFSLERVACVGCCAMAPVSVVDDQVKGTISPTRIKGVLLSFEQEKQKANGKKEHD from the coding sequence ATGACTGAAGAAGAAATAATACGTCAAACGGGCGAAGTACTTGCGTCCCGCTCCAGAGAGCGGGGCAAACTTATCCCCATCTTACAAGACATTCAGGCTAAGTTTGGCTACCTGCCCCGTGAGGCCATGCTTGAGGCCGCCAGCTTCCTGGATGCCCCGGATAGTGAAGTCTACTCCGTGGCCACTTTCTACAATCAGTTTCGCTTCGTTCCGCCGGGGAAGCACCAAATAAAGGTTTGCCTAGGCACAGCCTGCCAGATAAAGGGGGGCAAGATAATACTCGATTCCTGGCAACGGGAGCTCGACATCGAGGAGGGGGAGACAACCCCGGACCGCGAGTTCAGCCTGGAACGGGTCGCCTGCGTGGGCTGCTGTGCCATGGCCCCGGTGTCTGTGGTCGACGACCAGGTTAAAGGCACTATTTCCCCTACCAGAATTAAGGGTGTCCTGCTGTCCTTTGAACAGGAAAAACAGAAGGCTAATGGTAAAAAAGAGCACGATTAA
- a CDS encoding helix-turn-helix domain-containing protein has protein sequence MNRKEQKRLMVLNQVGRGVVTCREASEALHLSLRHVRRLLAAYRK, from the coding sequence TTGAATAGGAAAGAGCAGAAGAGATTGATGGTGTTAAACCAGGTGGGGAGGGGTGTGGTGACTTGCAGGGAAGCCAGTGAGGCGTTGCATCTCTCACTGCGCCATGTAAGGAGACTCCTGGCAGCGTATAGGAAGTAG
- the rpsU gene encoding 30S ribosomal protein S21 encodes MAEVILEERENFDSLLKRFNRKVQQAGILSEFRRREYYEKPCTTRKRKEAAKRRKSTRSSTRSSTRSSR; translated from the coding sequence GTGGCTGAGGTAATACTAGAAGAGAGAGAGAACTTCGACAGTCTTCTAAAGAGGTTCAATCGGAAGGTGCAGCAGGCTGGTATACTCTCCGAGTTTCGGAGAAGAGAGTATTATGAGAAACCATGCACCACGCGAAAACGGAAAGAGGCAGCGAAGCGTCGAAAGAGCACCCGAAGTAGCACCCGAAGTAGCACTCGAAGTAGCAGATGA
- a CDS encoding GatB/YqeY domain-containing protein: MTLQEKIATDLIQAQKRGTKARVSALRLVRAGVKNAEIAKGASLDDAGVIDIISREVKQHRESIAEFIKGNRQDLVDKEEAELAALLEYLPRQISREEISEAARKVIEQVEARGPGDKGKVMSQLMPQLKGKVDGREVSDVVAELLAG; the protein is encoded by the coding sequence ATGACGCTACAGGAAAAGATAGCAACTGACTTGATACAGGCGCAAAAAAGGGGTACAAAGGCGCGGGTATCGGCACTTCGTTTAGTTAGGGCAGGCGTGAAGAATGCTGAGATCGCTAAGGGTGCTAGTCTGGATGATGCCGGTGTTATAGATATAATCTCCAGGGAGGTTAAGCAGCACCGCGAGAGCATTGCTGAATTTATAAAGGGAAATCGACAGGACCTGGTGGATAAGGAGGAGGCGGAACTGGCTGCCCTGCTGGAATATTTGCCCAGACAGATAAGCCGTGAGGAAATTAGCGAGGCGGCTCGTAAGGTGATAGAGCAGGTCGAGGCACGAGGGCCCGGCGATAAGGGCAAGGTAATGTCCCAGCTTATGCCACAACTCAAGGGCAAGGTGGATGGGCGTGAGGTTAGCGATGTGGTCGCTGAGTTGCTCGCTGGGTAG
- the rplI gene encoding 50S ribosomal protein L9 → MRVVLLQNVSGLGEMGEVKEVSNGYGRNFLLPRGLAEFASPVLMKRAEERRNAEERRQLVASAGMADLAQTLEGLEVVIRAKIGAHDRLYGAVTSADIADEVQRLTGQDIDKRKVELDEPIHQLGEYEVSVKLSGDLVPKLKVVVEEERVEAKLKDKEKAKEAAQEEPEAKD, encoded by the coding sequence ATGAGAGTAGTTTTACTTCAGAATGTATCCGGGTTAGGGGAGATGGGGGAGGTAAAGGAGGTCTCCAATGGCTACGGCAGAAATTTCCTGCTCCCTAGGGGGCTTGCCGAGTTTGCATCTCCTGTTTTAATGAAGCGGGCGGAGGAAAGGCGTAACGCTGAGGAGCGCCGCCAGCTAGTGGCCAGTGCTGGGATGGCGGATCTGGCTCAGACCCTGGAGGGGTTGGAGGTTGTTATAAGGGCTAAGATTGGTGCTCACGATCGCCTCTACGGGGCGGTTACCAGTGCGGACATCGCCGATGAAGTGCAGCGGCTCACCGGACAGGATATAGATAAGCGAAAGGTAGAGCTGGATGAGCCAATTCACCAGCTTGGAGAGTATGAGGTTTCGGTAAAGCTATCTGGAGACCTTGTGCCTAAGTTAAAGGTTGTTGTGGAGGAAGAGAGGGTGGAGGCAAAGCTGAAGGATAAGGAAAAGGCGAAAGAAGCGGCTCAAGAGGAGCCAGAGGCAAAGGATTAG
- the dnaB gene encoding replicative DNA helicase: MSTERLPPHDIEAEEAVVGSLLIDGDAIYKIATFLKPEDFYREKNQWVYAACFDLYERNEAIDQVTVAHEMGWRERLEAVGGAAYLTHLVSNVATSVHVEYYAQIVHRMSVMRHLVVAAGQIEQIGYEAGPDVADALGRAEDILFRLRHAKRPWDFVPIRELLDRYFEESEIRPFEGEVINTGFAALDDILGGLRRSDMVVIAARPGAGKTSLVLGIARNAAVQQKARVAIFSVEMAREQLVQRLLSSEAGVDSKQLRLGQQTEAEERRIMEATGVLSEAPIYIDDSPVLRVVEMKSKARRLHYEQSIDLIIVDYLQLVRGNGREGRVQEVTEISRSFKELARELNVPLIAVSQLSRAPEGRASHRPLLSDLRESGAIEQDADVVVFIYREDMNISEEEWKKYHLDEPFPRGVADIIVAKQRNGPIGEGKLRFLAKTVKFADYEVERAG; the protein is encoded by the coding sequence ATGTCAACCGAGAGGTTGCCACCTCATGATATCGAGGCTGAGGAGGCGGTAGTAGGCTCTCTCCTCATCGATGGTGATGCCATTTATAAGATAGCCACATTCCTCAAGCCAGAGGACTTCTACCGGGAGAAGAATCAGTGGGTGTATGCGGCATGCTTTGACCTCTATGAGCGAAATGAGGCCATAGATCAGGTTACAGTAGCTCATGAGATGGGGTGGCGAGAGAGGCTGGAAGCGGTTGGTGGGGCTGCCTACCTGACCCATCTGGTCTCAAATGTGGCCACATCGGTGCATGTTGAGTACTATGCCCAGATTGTTCACCGTATGTCTGTGATGCGTCACCTAGTAGTTGCGGCAGGTCAGATTGAACAAATCGGCTACGAGGCGGGACCGGACGTGGCGGATGCGCTCGGTAGAGCGGAGGACATCCTATTTCGCTTGCGCCATGCTAAGAGACCCTGGGACTTCGTACCCATTCGCGAGCTCCTCGACCGATACTTCGAGGAAAGCGAGATTCGTCCCTTCGAGGGGGAGGTGATAAATACGGGCTTTGCTGCCCTGGATGATATCCTGGGGGGACTCCGACGCTCCGATATGGTAGTAATTGCTGCCAGGCCGGGCGCGGGCAAGACAAGCCTCGTCTTGGGAATAGCCAGAAACGCTGCAGTACAGCAAAAGGCCCGTGTAGCTATCTTCAGTGTGGAGATGGCACGGGAGCAACTGGTACAGCGTCTTCTCTCCAGCGAGGCGGGGGTCGATTCCAAACAGTTGCGACTTGGCCAGCAGACGGAGGCTGAGGAGCGAAGGATTATGGAGGCCACCGGTGTGCTCTCTGAGGCACCGATATATATCGATGACTCTCCCGTCCTGCGGGTGGTGGAGATGAAATCGAAGGCACGGCGGCTTCACTACGAGCAGAGTATAGACCTCATCATTGTAGATTACCTGCAACTAGTGAGGGGAAATGGTAGGGAGGGGCGGGTTCAGGAGGTAACTGAGATCTCCCGCTCCTTTAAGGAGCTCGCTCGCGAGCTGAATGTTCCGCTAATAGCGGTCTCTCAGCTCTCAAGGGCACCAGAGGGTCGAGCTTCTCACAGACCATTGCTTTCCGACCTAAGGGAGAGCGGTGCTATAGAGCAGGACGCCGATGTTGTGGTATTCATATACCGCGAGGATATGAATATATCCGAGGAGGAGTGGAAGAAGTACCATCTCGATGAGCCTTTCCCCAGGGGAGTTGCTGACATTATAGTTGCGAAGCAACGCAATGGGCCTATAGGCGAGGGGAAGTTGCGTTTCCTGGCAAAAACGGTGAAATTCGCCGATTATGAGGTGGAGCGGGCGGGATGA
- a CDS encoding DnaD domain protein: MKPFLGFPRGTRFTPLPNLFFSQLIPQIDDIAELKVTLHLFWVIYGKRGYPRFVTCGELLADRMLMKSMGNGETLRHGLEKAVSRGTIIRLNLERDERPVELYFLNTEDDRKVYARIERGEIDVAVLPDKEPFLDSPQSPETEESSNIFTLYEENIGMLTPMIADELKDAEQLYPASWIEDAFREAVSRNKRNLKYIEAILKRWASEGKEHGAPGRDSKEDRDKYIRGRYGHLVKRRIE, from the coding sequence ATGAAGCCCTTTCTTGGTTTTCCACGAGGGACGCGCTTCACCCCGCTACCCAATCTTTTCTTTAGTCAGCTTATTCCCCAGATCGATGACATCGCTGAATTAAAGGTAACGCTTCATCTCTTCTGGGTCATTTATGGGAAGCGGGGCTACCCCAGGTTTGTAACCTGTGGAGAGCTTCTAGCTGATCGGATGCTAATGAAGAGTATGGGTAATGGGGAGACGCTTCGGCATGGACTGGAGAAGGCGGTAAGCCGGGGTACGATAATTAGGTTGAATTTGGAGCGGGATGAGAGGCCTGTAGAGCTTTATTTCCTCAACACGGAGGACGATCGGAAGGTGTATGCCAGAATAGAGCGTGGGGAGATAGACGTGGCGGTGTTACCAGATAAGGAACCTTTTTTGGATTCCCCCCAGTCGCCTGAGACCGAGGAGAGCTCCAATATATTCACCCTTTATGAGGAGAACATTGGCATGCTCACCCCGATGATCGCTGATGAGTTAAAGGATGCGGAGCAGCTTTATCCTGCTTCCTGGATCGAGGATGCCTTCAGGGAGGCGGTGAGCCGAAACAAACGCAACTTGAAGTATATTGAAGCCATTTTGAAGAGATGGGCTAGTGAGGGTAAGGAGCATGGAGCGCCTGGGAGAGATTCTAAAGAGGATCGGGACAAATATATCAGGGGAAGATACGGACACCTGGTCAAACGCCGAATCGAATAA
- a CDS encoding ATP-binding protein, giving the protein MRVRSMERLGEILKRIGTNISGEDTDTWSNAESNKVVSPECPICRGAGFIHPLLPSGRPDFTRVVSCQCNHGESEEAHMLRLRRDSGDLGLKLLSRMSFENFEKRLNLSREEQTILDDAIKLARRFAEEPEGWLVFLGPNGCGKTHLAAAIGNYQLKRGKPVIFIVVPDFLDHLRSTYNTDGRLGHDELFDRVKNATLLILDDFGEQAITPWAQEKLYQLINYRYNDRLPTVITTCLSLENLENRIGSRLGDPRLSTPFNIDVPDYRSDLAPSERGKPLRRTR; this is encoded by the coding sequence GTGAGGGTAAGGAGCATGGAGCGCCTGGGAGAGATTCTAAAGAGGATCGGGACAAATATATCAGGGGAAGATACGGACACCTGGTCAAACGCCGAATCGAATAAGGTGGTGTCGCCGGAGTGTCCTATTTGTAGAGGGGCAGGTTTTATTCATCCGCTGCTCCCCTCGGGACGCCCCGATTTCACAAGGGTGGTTTCCTGTCAGTGCAATCATGGGGAGTCTGAGGAAGCGCACATGCTGCGGCTTCGGCGAGATAGTGGTGACCTGGGACTGAAGCTGTTAAGCAGGATGAGCTTCGAAAATTTTGAAAAGAGGCTCAATCTCTCGCGGGAGGAGCAGACGATATTGGATGATGCCATTAAGCTGGCGCGTCGCTTCGCCGAGGAGCCGGAGGGATGGCTGGTGTTTCTTGGCCCCAATGGATGTGGTAAAACTCATTTAGCCGCTGCCATCGGTAATTATCAACTGAAAAGGGGTAAACCGGTTATCTTTATAGTTGTCCCAGACTTTCTTGATCATCTACGCTCTACCTATAACACCGATGGCAGATTGGGTCATGACGAGCTGTTCGACAGAGTAAAAAATGCAACACTCTTGATACTCGATGACTTTGGGGAACAGGCGATCACTCCGTGGGCTCAGGAGAAGCTCTACCAGTTGATCAACTATCGCTATAATGATCGGTTGCCCACAGTGATTACCACCTGCCTATCCCTGGAGAATCTGGAAAACAGGATAGGCTCGCGGCTCGGCGACCCCAGATTGAGTACGCCTTTTAATATCGATGTTCCCGATTACCGTTCTGACCTTGCCCCCTCGGAGAGGGGAAAGCCGCTGAGGAGGACCCGCTAA
- a CDS encoding HNH endonuclease, which produces MVNSPVLVLNQNYEPLNVSRVRRAVVLVIRGKAETLENDSGMIHTASDTIPMPSVIRLVYMVRRPRPEKKLTRREVFQRDKYTCQYCGSETRELSLDHVDPRHRGGRHIWENVVSACLRCNNHKAGRTPQEAGMRLIRQPFAPYVSGYCVPFEYIKRHNGWQKFLPLQQRDEGD; this is translated from the coding sequence ATGGTAAACTCCCCGGTGCTAGTTCTAAATCAGAACTATGAACCGCTTAATGTCTCACGGGTACGGCGGGCGGTGGTTCTGGTCATTCGCGGCAAGGCAGAAACGCTGGAGAATGACTCGGGGATGATACACACAGCTAGTGATACTATCCCCATGCCCTCGGTGATTCGTTTGGTTTACATGGTGAGGCGCCCTCGACCGGAGAAGAAGTTAACCCGCCGCGAGGTGTTCCAGCGGGATAAATATACCTGCCAGTATTGCGGTAGTGAGACCAGGGAGCTTAGCTTGGATCATGTAGATCCTCGGCATAGAGGGGGCCGACATATCTGGGAGAATGTAGTTAGCGCTTGCCTGAGGTGCAACAATCACAAGGCAGGACGTACCCCTCAAGAGGCGGGGATGCGGCTCATCCGACAGCCATTCGCACCTTATGTTAGCGGCTACTGTGTACCTTTCGAGTATATAAAGAGGCACAACGGCTGGCAGAAGTTCCTTCCCCTGCAGCAGAGAGATGAGGGGGACTAG